Proteins found in one Acidobacteriota bacterium genomic segment:
- the thiL gene encoding thiamine-phosphate kinase, whose amino-acid sequence MTESELIRWIRNQKQEQPPFVLKGVGDDCAVFDPGLQSRLVVSTDVLVEGVHFRRRWMHPYFLGRKSLLVNLSDLAAMGAMPSACLLTLTLPPDLTGGFFRSYMEGFLEEARRWKAPLVGGDLSRGSCVHAGVTIWGHLETGDPVYRSTANEGDAVVLVGDVGLSAAGLNLLKREDPTELAAIRTEEDLAAWAGDSFRWRCLKAHFLPTPQIQAGDWLRRHGFASAMIDVSDGLRIDLQRLSGDSGLCFEAGSRIPLEPGLTAHISKEAALTGGEDYALLAAISGERLERLRTVYPPHLPGWRRIGTLRQPDADGGAEEDSSNGFDHFA is encoded by the coding sequence ATGACCGAATCTGAGTTGATCCGTTGGATTCGGAATCAGAAACAGGAGCAGCCTCCCTTTGTCCTCAAAGGGGTGGGAGACGACTGCGCCGTTTTCGATCCCGGGCTGCAGTCCCGGCTGGTGGTGAGCACCGACGTCCTGGTGGAAGGCGTCCACTTCCGGCGGCGATGGATGCATCCCTACTTCCTGGGCCGGAAGTCACTGCTGGTCAATCTGAGCGATCTGGCCGCCATGGGCGCCATGCCGTCCGCCTGTCTCCTCACCCTGACGCTTCCTCCCGACCTGACCGGCGGCTTCTTTCGCTCGTATATGGAGGGATTTCTAGAGGAGGCGCGGCGATGGAAGGCGCCCCTCGTGGGAGGAGACCTTTCCCGGGGATCCTGCGTCCACGCCGGCGTCACCATCTGGGGCCACCTGGAAACGGGAGATCCCGTGTACCGTTCCACGGCCAACGAGGGCGACGCCGTCGTTCTGGTGGGGGACGTGGGCCTCTCCGCGGCCGGATTGAATCTCCTGAAGCGCGAGGATCCCACCGAACTGGCAGCCATACGGACGGAGGAGGACCTGGCCGCCTGGGCGGGCGATTCCTTCCGGTGGCGCTGTCTGAAAGCCCATTTTCTTCCCACCCCGCAGATCCAGGCAGGAGACTGGCTTCGCCGCCACGGTTTTGCCAGCGCCATGATCGACGTGAGCGACGGATTGCGCATCGACCTCCAACGCCTGTCCGGGGACAGCGGCCTGTGCTTCGAGGCTGGTTCCCGGATCCCGCTTGAACCCGGGTTGACCGCCCACATCTCCAAGGAGGCCGCTCTGACCGGAGGGGAGGACTATGCTCTCCTGGCCGCGATTTCCGGCGAGCGGTTGGAACGCCTGCGAACCGTGTATCCGCCGCACCTTCCCGGGTGGCGGCGAATCGGAACCCTGCGCCAACCGGACGCGGACGGAGGCGCCGAGGAGGATTCGTCCAATGGCTTCGACCACTTCGCCTAG
- a CDS encoding TlyA family RNA methyltransferase, with protein sequence MTKKIRLDELLVSERMAADVRTAGALVLSGRVFLGGQRLDKPGTLVAAGERIRLRNEPPRYVSRGGFKLEAALAALRIQVRNRVCLDLGASTGGFTDCLLQHGAREVFALDVGKGQLDWKLRQDPRVLVLEGINARLLSPGHLPRPPELATADLSFISLRLILPRLELFPELELLLLVKPQFEAFQGEVEAGGVIRNPEKRREILNRFKEFVSSSEFQLQAEFHSPVHGRKGNRETFFHLSRRPD encoded by the coding sequence ATGACGAAAAAGATCCGCCTCGACGAACTGCTCGTGTCCGAAAGGATGGCGGCCGATGTCAGAACCGCCGGCGCCCTGGTCCTGAGCGGCCGGGTTTTCCTGGGTGGGCAACGCCTGGACAAACCGGGAACGCTCGTGGCGGCAGGAGAACGGATACGGCTACGAAATGAACCGCCCCGTTACGTGTCCCGGGGCGGTTTCAAGTTGGAGGCCGCTCTGGCCGCGCTCCGGATCCAGGTTCGAAACCGGGTCTGCCTGGACCTGGGAGCGTCAACCGGGGGTTTTACCGACTGCCTGCTCCAGCACGGAGCCCGGGAGGTGTTCGCCCTGGACGTGGGCAAGGGTCAACTCGACTGGAAATTGAGGCAGGACCCCCGGGTGTTGGTCCTGGAAGGAATCAATGCTCGACTCCTGTCCCCCGGCCACCTGCCCCGGCCGCCGGAACTGGCCACCGCAGACCTGTCCTTCATCTCACTCCGCCTCATTCTCCCCCGCTTGGAACTGTTCCCCGAACTGGAGCTCCTGCTACTGGTCAAACCCCAGTTCGAAGCCTTCCAGGGCGAAGTCGAGGCGGGAGGGGTGATCCGGAATCCGGAGAAACGGCGGGAGATCCTGAACCGCTTCAAAGAGTTCGTCTCTTCCTCCGAATTCCAACTGCAGGCGGAGTTTCACTCGCCGGTCCACGGGCGGAAGGGGAATCGGGAGACCTTCTTCCATCTCAGCCGGCGCCCGGATTGA
- a CDS encoding polyprenyl synthetase family protein, translating into MKPPAAAHADSAEVRSYLRLQQRRVDARLESVMPPADTYPGIVHEAMRYSLFAGGKRVRPALALATAEALDGDEETSLQLACALELIHTYSLIHDDLPAMDDDDYRRGLPTSHRKFGEGIAILAGNGLMTLAFQLLAEMPGKAVPDSVKLQVITHLCRAIGTSNGLIGGQVMDLLSQGKAYTEKEVRYIHSCKTGALIEASVSTAALLCMAPGSARQRLSAYARQVGLCFQIVDDLLDVEGSQSELGKGSQKDALLEKATYPALLGVRRSHEIADRLVRHATREVSFLGSRARMLMGIAAFISSRRY; encoded by the coding sequence ATGAAACCCCCGGCGGCGGCCCATGCGGACTCGGCGGAGGTGAGGAGTTATCTCCGTCTCCAGCAGCGGCGGGTCGACGCCAGGTTGGAGAGCGTGATGCCGCCTGCGGACACCTATCCCGGGATCGTCCACGAGGCCATGCGCTACAGCCTCTTCGCCGGGGGCAAACGGGTTCGACCCGCGCTCGCCCTGGCGACGGCGGAAGCCCTGGACGGGGACGAAGAGACCTCGTTGCAACTGGCCTGCGCCCTGGAGCTGATCCACACCTACTCCCTGATTCACGACGACCTTCCCGCCATGGACGACGACGACTACCGGCGGGGGTTGCCGACGTCCCACAGGAAATTCGGGGAGGGCATCGCAATTCTGGCCGGGAACGGCCTGATGACCCTGGCCTTCCAGCTCCTGGCGGAGATGCCGGGAAAAGCGGTTCCGGATTCCGTAAAGCTCCAGGTCATCACTCACCTGTGCCGCGCCATCGGCACCTCCAACGGCCTCATCGGCGGCCAGGTCATGGATTTGCTCTCACAGGGCAAGGCCTATACCGAAAAGGAGGTCCGGTACATTCACTCCTGCAAGACGGGAGCCCTGATCGAGGCCTCCGTCTCGACCGCCGCCCTCCTCTGCATGGCCCCCGGAAGCGCCCGTCAAAGGTTGAGCGCCTACGCCCGGCAGGTCGGCCTCTGTTTCCAGATCGTGGACGATCTCCTGGACGTGGAAGGCTCCCAAAGCGAATTGGGCAAGGGTTCGCAGAAGGATGCCCTGTTGGAGAAGGCCACCTATCCCGCCCTGCTGGGGGTCCGCAGGAGCCATGAGATTGCGGACCGGCTGGTGCGGCACGCGACGCGCGAAGTCTCCTTCCTGGGCTCCAGGGCCCGGATGCTCATGGGAATCGCGGCCTTCATCTCCAGCCGGCGCTATTGA
- a CDS encoding exodeoxyribonuclease VII small subunit, whose protein sequence is MKYREFEGALSRLEKIVGDLEKGDLSLEEALKLFEEGVRVSRYCARVLKEAERKVEILTRNEEGELESGPFQLSGQEEE, encoded by the coding sequence GTGAAATATAGGGAATTTGAAGGGGCGTTGTCCCGCTTGGAGAAGATCGTCGGAGACTTGGAGAAGGGAGACCTCTCTTTGGAAGAGGCTCTGAAGCTCTTTGAGGAGGGGGTCCGGGTATCCCGTTACTGCGCGCGTGTCTTGAAGGAGGCGGAGCGCAAAGTGGAAATCCTGACCAGGAACGAGGAGGGGGAGCTGGAATCGGGTCCCTTCCAACTCTCCGGGCAGGAAGAGGAGTGA
- the xseA gene encoding exodeoxyribonuclease VII large subunit, producing MKQLDMMAQFAESEDRRILSVSQIVYKIKSRLETGFRDVWVQGEVSNLRIPPSGHLYFTLKDPDAQIPAVCFRMRRRYLKFRPEDGMELLARGSISVYAPRGQVQLMVSHLEPLGRGALQVAFEQLKERLAKEGLFDPARKLKLPLFPAKVGVVTSPSGAAVRDILRVLQERNDRVGVLIYPATVQGPTAPPQIAEGIRELARRGDVDAIIIARGGGSVEDLWAFNDEALARTIFESRVPVISAVGHETDFTIADFVADVRAATPSAAAETVSAAREELAQRTGHLEKRAVQAMSLILHKKQERLRILTASRGFVDAETRLKFFLQRLDELQGRFRKALPAFLAPIGVRVEQSSTALEHRMDLYLKELKQGLGETAGRLHAYSPLAVLERGYAIITTGTGQVVRDAAQVLHGELVRVRTGRGSFMARREDEGEI from the coding sequence ATGAAGCAACTCGACATGATGGCTCAGTTCGCAGAGTCGGAAGATCGCCGGATCCTGTCCGTTTCGCAGATCGTCTACAAGATCAAGTCCCGATTGGAGACCGGGTTTCGGGACGTCTGGGTCCAGGGTGAGGTCTCCAACCTGCGAATTCCCCCGTCCGGCCACCTCTACTTCACCCTCAAGGACCCGGATGCGCAAATCCCCGCCGTCTGTTTCCGGATGCGGCGCCGCTACCTGAAGTTTCGACCCGAGGACGGCATGGAGCTTCTGGCCCGGGGCTCGATCTCGGTCTATGCCCCCAGGGGGCAGGTCCAACTGATGGTAAGTCACCTGGAGCCTTTGGGCCGCGGCGCGCTCCAGGTCGCCTTCGAGCAACTCAAGGAACGGCTCGCCAAGGAGGGTCTGTTCGACCCCGCCCGCAAGCTGAAGCTTCCGTTGTTTCCCGCCAAGGTCGGGGTGGTGACTTCCCCCAGCGGCGCGGCGGTACGGGACATCCTCCGGGTCCTGCAGGAGCGGAACGACCGGGTCGGCGTCCTGATCTACCCGGCCACGGTCCAGGGACCCACGGCTCCCCCGCAAATCGCCGAAGGCATCCGGGAGCTGGCCCGGCGGGGAGACGTGGACGCCATCATCATCGCGCGCGGCGGCGGCTCGGTGGAAGACCTCTGGGCGTTCAACGACGAGGCTCTGGCCAGAACCATTTTCGAATCTCGTGTCCCGGTGATCTCGGCTGTCGGTCACGAGACCGACTTCACCATCGCCGACTTCGTCGCCGACGTGAGAGCGGCGACCCCGTCGGCCGCGGCCGAAACCGTCTCCGCGGCCCGGGAGGAACTCGCTCAAAGAACGGGACATCTGGAAAAGCGGGCCGTGCAGGCCATGTCGCTGATTCTCCACAAGAAACAGGAACGGCTGCGCATTCTCACCGCCAGCCGCGGGTTCGTGGACGCGGAGACTCGTCTCAAGTTTTTCCTGCAACGCCTGGACGAGCTCCAGGGGAGATTCCGGAAGGCGCTCCCCGCGTTCCTGGCGCCCATCGGTGTCCGGGTGGAGCAATCGAGCACCGCCCTCGAACATCGGATGGACCTGTACCTGAAGGAGTTGAAGCAGGGTCTGGGAGAAACCGCGGGACGCCTTCACGCCTACTCGCCGTTGGCGGTCCTGGAACGGGGCTACGCTATAATCACGACCGGCACCGGACAGGTGGTCCGGGACGCCGCTCAGGTTCTGCACGGCGAACTGGTCAGGGTCCGGACCGGACGCGGCAGCTTCATGGCCAGACGCGAGGACGAAGGTGAAATATAG